Within the Agromyces ramosus genome, the region CCTGGGTGCGCACCTACGGAACGACATCGTGGAACTCCGATACGTCTCGTGCCAACCGCGCGTGGCAGTACGCCTACGGTGACATGACCTCGCCGAACAAGGGCGAGGTCACCAATGCAGGGATGGTCGGTCAGTGGGGCATGCGCATGGGCGGCGTGCTCTCGCAGCAGCAGGAGGTTCCGATTGCGATCTTCAACGGTGCGCACGGTGGCCAGCGAATCGGCTTCTTCCAGCGCAATGATGCTGATCCGAATGACGCCAACACGAACTACGGTCGGCTGCGTCACCGACTCGAGGCCGCGGGTGTGCTCGCAGATGTGAAGGCTGTGCTCTGGTATCAGGGTCAGGCGGAGAACGGCGACACTCGCACCCACATCGAAGGCTTCACCTCGTTGCTCGAGGACTGGCAGGGTGAGCTGGGCTCCGATCTGACGAACGGATCGTCGTACTACGCGTTCCAGATTCGGGGCTCGTGCAATCCCGCCGGAGATGCCGCCCGCGAGAGCGACATCGACTTGCGGAACGCGCAGCGAAACCTCTCGCGAACACTCGGCGTGACGGTGCTCTCCACAACTGGGGCGCCGAACCACGACGGGTGTCACTTCGGATACGAGAACGGCTACAAGATGCTTGGCGAACAGGCCGCTGCTGTACTCTCCCGCGACTTGTACGACGGCCCGAGTGCTGGGGTTGCAGCTCCCGACCCGATTGCCGCGACTGCGGCATCCGCGTCGAGTACCGAGTTCTCGATCCAACTCGATTCGGCAACTGATCCTCTGACCGTCGATGCCGGTTTCGACTCGATGGGCGACTTCGTTCTTCACAACTCTGCAGCGAGCGTGACGAACGTGACGTATGTGGATGGAGGAAAGCTTCTCGTCACGGTGGCGGGATCGATCGGTGCGGATGCCACGATCTCCTACCTTTCCCACTACGGCCCAGGTCCGATGATTCGAACGTCGAGAGGTGTCGGCCTGCTCGCCTTCGACCGGATACCGGTTGTGGTGGGAGTTGCTGCTCCGCAATTGGTGGACTCGGTTCCGGAGGCCATTGCCGGTGGTGAGTATTCGACCACATTGGGTGCGGTGGGTACGGATGCAGCGCGATACACGGTGACGAATGGCATTCTGCCCACCGGGTTCGCTCTCGACCGGGTTACGGGGGAGTTGACCGGAACATCGACGGTTGCGAACGCGACGACGTTCACGGTTCGGATGGACTCGGCGGCAGGCACCAGCAGCCGAGAGTTCTCGTTCATCGTCGCGCCGGCACCGGTTGCGAAACTGACAGTGTCATCGGATTCGATGACGTCGACAGTGCGTGGCAGCGTTCAGATCAGCGTCACGGGTGAAGACGCATTCGGAAACGATCTCGGGGACCTCGCGGCTGAGGCCGTGTTGACCAGCGACAAGCCGGATGACGTGATCTCTGGTAGCCGAGTCACCTTCACGCACGCCGGTGCGCACGTGATCACGGCCACAGTGGGAGAAGTGTCTGGATCGGTGCGTATCGATGTCCGCGGCAGAGGCCGGTGGTTCCGGTGAGATGCCGGGTGGCGAGCCGGGTAGCGCGCGTTCGCCGGAGCGGATCCGACGCTCCCACGCTCCCGCGGGGCTTCGAGTTCGGTGTCGCGACGAGCGCCTACCAGATCGAGGGCGCCTGGGACGTCGACGGGCGCGGCCCGTCGGTGTGGGACACCTTCAGCCAAACCCTTGGCAAGGTGTTGGGTGACGTGCCCGGAAACGACGGCGTACGCCATTACGAACGTATGGATTCGGACGTCGGGTTGCTCCGCTGGCTCGGCGTGGACTCGTACCGGTTCTCGATCTCCTGGTCTCGTATTCTTCCGGACGGGGTCGGAACGCTCAACCAGCGCGGCGTGGACTTCTATCGTCGGCTCCTCGACCGTCTCGAAGATGCCGGCATCTCGCCCAGCATCACGCTCTACCACTGGGACCTGCCACAAGCGCTGGAGGATCGGGGCGGGTGGCGAAGTCGCGACGTTCAGTTCTGGTTCGCCGAGTACGCGCAGCGGGCGTTCGAGCAGTTCGGTCGGTACACGCCCCGCTGGGCGACGCTCAACGAGCCCATCGCCAACTGGGTAGGGTACGGTCTGGGCGTGTTCGCGCCAGGTTACCGCGATGAACTCGGCGGTCGCGCCGCGATGCACAACGCCTTGCTTGCCCACGGGCAGGCCGTTCGCGCTTTCCGTGCCGCGGGGTCGCCCGGAGAGATCGGGATCGTGGTCGATGTGTGGCCGAGATCTGCGGTGCAACCCACTCCCGAACGGTTGCGGCAGGTGCGGGAGGAGGAGGCGGACTCGTACGAGGCATTCCTCAATCCACTGTTCCGCGGCGACTACTCGACCTTCCAACGGGAGCGATGGGGATCACAGGGCACGCTTCCGGAGATCGGGCCGGATGATCTCGCCCTCATCGGCGAGCCCATCGACTTCTTCGGGCTGAACGTCTACAACCGTGTCTACATCGACGGTGCTCCGACCGAGGGCGACGACGACTCGACGGACGTCGTGGCCGGGAACTTTCTCGACAACGGGCACTTCTACGATCCGTCGGTGGCGTACGAGGTGCTCATGATGCTCAAGAACGACTATCGACTGTCCGTGCCGATCT harbors:
- a CDS encoding glycoside hydrolase family 1 protein, with amino-acid sequence MASRVARVRRSGSDAPTLPRGFEFGVATSAYQIEGAWDVDGRGPSVWDTFSQTLGKVLGDVPGNDGVRHYERMDSDVGLLRWLGVDSYRFSISWSRILPDGVGTLNQRGVDFYRRLLDRLEDAGISPSITLYHWDLPQALEDRGGWRSRDVQFWFAEYAQRAFEQFGRYTPRWATLNEPIANWVGYGLGVFAPGYRDELGGRAAMHNALLAHGQAVRAFRAAGSPGEIGIVVDVWPRSAVQPTPERLRQVREEEADSYEAFLNPLFRGDYSTFQRERWGSQGTLPEIGPDDLALIGEPIDFFGLNVYNRVYIDGAPTEGDDDSTDVVAGNFLDNGHFYDPSVAYEVLMMLKNDYRLSVPIYVTENGSANCNEDVVAGRIHDGDRIAYVRSFLEEISRAVADGVDVRGYSLWSFLDNYEWSSAYSQRYGIIHVDLDSFERVPKDSAYWYREIVRARSLNLPPGEQHTEAAQAEPKDTTTGHKADGGTPQPG